In the genome of Streptomyces sp. Tu 3180, the window CGCGGACCGGGCCACGTACACGCTGCGTTCCGGCCCGCCGCTGACCGTCCGCCACCACGGGACCGAGCTGACGGTGCGCGAGGACGCCCCCGTCGAGCGCCCCGTGCCCCCGTCCGCGCCGCGCCCGGTTCCCGGACAGCCTCCGCACCGCGCCCCGCACCCCCGCTGACCGGCGGTGGGGCGGGCGTCCGGGGCGGGTCAGGCGGTTGGCCGTATTCCGCCCTGCCCGCCCGCCCCGGGCGGGTTAGTTTGTCCTTGTTTTCCGGAAACCGGGTTCTCCGGAATCCGGGTCTTCCGGAATCCGGGTGCGCCGCCCCGCCGGGCCCTCGGGCCCCGCGGTCCGCGGAACCCGGGACACGTGACGCGCGGGACCAAGGGACGGACGATGACCGACGGCACCGGTGCCCTCCTCGTCGGTGCGCGGCGGCGCGGGCAGGGGTCCGCGTCGGACGCGGCCCGGCGGGCGCGCGGCACCCGACCGCTCGCGGCGCTGGCCGCCGTCTTCGTCCTCGCCCAGCTCGTCCTGGTCCGTCCGGTGCTGGGCCTGGGCTGGGACGAGATCGTCTACGTCAGCCAGGTCACCTCCCACCACCCGGCCGCCTTCTTCAGCGCCCCCCGCTCCCGGGGCGTCTCCCTGCTGGTGGCGCCCGTCGCGTCCTGGTCCTCCTCCACGGTGCTGCTGCGCGTCTACCTGGCCCTGCTGTCCGGCCTCGCCCTCCACCTGGCCCTGTGCGCCTGGCGCGGCCTGTTCCCGACCCGGGTCCTGGTCACCGCGGGCGCCTTCTTCGCCTCCCTGTGGGTGACCCTCTTCTACGGTCCCCAGGCCATGCCCAACTACTGGGTCGCCGTCGGCGCGCTGATCGCCGTCGGCTGCTTCCTGCGGCACCGCGCGGACGGCTCGGACCGCGGCGCGCTGTGGGGCGTGGCGGCGGGGGCGGCGCTCATGGCGTGGATGCGGCCCACCGACGCCGTCTGGGTGGCGCTCCCGCTGTTCGTCCTCGCCCTGGCACACCGGCACGGGCGGCTCCTGCTCGCCCTCGCGGGCGGCCTCGTGGCGGGAGGGGCCGAGTGGGTGATCGAGGCCTACGCCGGATTCGGCGGACCGGCGGAGCGACTGGCCGAGGCCTCCCGCATCCAGGGCGGGCTGGGCTGGCAGATCGCCGTCGACGACCAGCTGCGCAGCCTGGGCGGACGCGCCCTGTGCCGGCCGTGCACCGGGTCGATGCCCCACCCCGTGATCACCCTGTGGTGGTTCGTCCTGCCGCTGCTCGCCGCCCTCGGCCTGGTCGTCGCGACACGGTCCCGGCGCGTCCTGCCCACCCTGCTGCCCCTGGCCTGTGCCGCCACCGCAGCCCTCCCGTACCTGTTCATGATCGGATACGCGGCGCCGCGCTTCCTCCAGCCCGCCTACGCCCTGCTCGCCCTGCCGGTCGCCGACGCGCTGTGGCACCTGGTCCGGACACCGCGGGGGAGGTGGCGGCCGGCCGTCGCGGCCGTGGTCGCGTTCGGGCTGGCCGGCCATCTGGCGGTGCAGCTGACGGTCCTGGTGCACACCGTGGACCGCAACGTCGACAGCCGCCGCGACTGGGCCCGCACCGCCGAGGCGCTGCACCGGCTCGGCGTCCGCCCGCCCTGCCTGATCACCGGGCACGAGGCCATCCCGATCGGCTACTACACCGGCTGCTCCTCCGGCGCCACCGCCGGGAACAACGAGAACACCACGGCGGAGGAGATCCTGCGCACCGCGGACCGCGTCCCGGTCGCCGCGCTCACCGGCCCGGGCGGCACACCGCCCGGCTACGCCCGCCCCTGGCCCGTCCACCGCGTCGGCGACCTCGAGGTCCGCATCGCCCCGCCACCCCGGCCGGACGGCTCCGGGTGAGACGCGCGGGCGGCACCGGGGGTTTCCCCCGGGCCCGCTCCAGGTAGGAGTCGGTTGTCGGTGCGCGGACGGGTGACGAGGGGGCGACGGCATGGCGGCGAGCGATCACGAAGGACGGCTGGGGGAGGAGTTCTTCACACCGGGAACCTCGTCGTTCACCGAGTTCCTGGCGGCCCACCGCCCCGAGCTGCTGGTCACGCGCACCCTCCCCGAGGGCGTCCGCGCCGCGGAGGTCCCGCACGGCACGACGATCCTCGCCCTCACCTACCGCGACGGCGTGCTGATCGCCGGGGACCGCAGGGCCACGATGGGCAACCTGATCGCCCAGCGCGACCTCGAGAAGGTGCTGCCCGCGGACGACCACACGGCGGTCGCGATCGCCGGCACCGTGGGGATCGCCCTGGACATGGTGCGGCTCTACCAGGTCGAACTCGCGCACTTCGAGAAGATCGAGGGCACCCCCATGACCCTCACCGCGAAGGCGGCCCGGCTGGCCGCCCTGATCCGCCAGAACCTCGCCCAGGCCATGCAGGGCCTCGCCGTCGTCCCGCTCCTCGCCGGCTACGACACCGCCGCGCCCGGGGGAGGGCGGGGCCGCATCTTCTCCTTCGACGCCGCCGGCGGACGCTACGAGAAGCACGGCTTCCACGCGGAGGGCTCCGGGTCCCCGTACGCCAGGGGAGCGCTGAAGAAGCTCTTCCGGCCGGACATGTCCCGCGACGAGGCGGCCCTGGCCGCCCTGCAGGCGCTCTACGACGCGGCCGAGGACGACTCCGCGACCGGCGGTCCGGACATCCCGCGCCGCATCTTCCCGGTCGTGTCGGTCATCGACGAGGACGGTTACGCACGGCTCGCCGAGGCCGAGACCCGGCGGCTGAGCCTCGAGATGGTCGAGCGCCGGCAGGCCCGGCCGGACGGCCCGACCGCGCGCGTGTGACGTCGGCCCCGGGCGGGGCGTCCCCGTCACCCGGCGGATTCCCGGAGGTTAGAGATCGCGTGACGGGAAACGCGGATCTGGCACCCGGGACGAACGGGGCGACGCAGCGTGACAGGGAGGAAGCCATGGGCACCGAACCGATGGGGGACGACGCCTACCAGCCCACCGGAAGCAACGAGGAGCAGGAGGACGCCGCGCCGCTCGACATGCAGGACGCCGTCGACGAACGGACCTACGACGAGACCCTCGACGAGGGCTACTCCCCGCCGGAGAAACCGCTCGGCGTCACCAAGCACGGCACCACGGCCGCCGAGCAGCACGAGGGGGAGACCCTGGACCAGCGGCTGGCCCAGGAGGTGCCCGACGTGTCCGCCCCCGACGGCGACGACGTGGGCGACCTCCCCGGGGGCGAGGGCGAGCCGGTCGACCCGGAGGCGGGCACCGGCCGCGCCGGACGGCTGGTCGCGCCGGACGAGGGCGTCCGCACCGACACCACGAAGGAGACCGTCGCCGAGGACGTGGGCATCGACGCGGGGGCCGCGGGCGCGGAGGAGGCCGCGATGCACGTCGTCGAGGACGAGACGGCGCTGCCCGGGGGCCAGGACGGGACCTGACGGTCCGCCGCGGGTCCCGCCCGCTCCGCAACGGCGCCGCCGCCGGTCCGGTGCACACGCGCACCGGACCGGCGGCGGCGCCGTGTCGCAGGGGTCGTGGGGCTCAGGGAAGGATCTTGTCCATGGCGGCGGGCCCCTCGTCGGCCAGCTTCCGCTTGGCCCATTCGAGGTTCCGCGGGGTGAGGTCCTTGCCCGAGGCAAGGACCAGGTCCTCCGGCGACACATCGGTGCCGGTGCGGGCGTGAAGCAGGTGGTCCGGGGTGGTGCCCCCCTCGGACTGCCGGGACGCGTCGGGCTGGGACGTCGACATCTTCTGGCTCCTCGGGTCCGGATCGCTGTTGCGGCCCCGGTGCTGTCATCGGGTCCGACATCACCATTCAACGCGGGGGCCCGCCGTGCATCCGGAGAGCGGGGCACCCGCGGTGAAGGGCCGCTCCTCTTGTGTGCCGGGGTACCTTTCGGGGCCTGCGGGAAACCTGGCCCCGAAAGGCCGGCCCCGGAACCCCGTGCGCCACCGCCGGGGTCCCGGGGCCGGTCCGCCCCCTCTCCGCGGGCCGCGCGGCGCACCCGGAGCCCGCGCCCGGGGAGCGGCGGCCCCGGGACGCCCCGGGAGGACGGGCCCGGGAGGACGGGCTAGAAGGGCGTCAGCGTCAGCCGCAGGCCCGTGGGAGCCGTGTCCTGGATGTAGGAGGCGAAGTCGGCCACGTCGTCGAAGGCGAAGCCGTACGCCTTGCCGTCCTCGGTGGCGGCGTGCAGGGCCTTGGAGTAGTGGTTGGTGAGCTCGGTCCGGTAGAAGACCGAGGCGTCGGTCGTCGGCTGGGCGGGGTGGCTGAGCAGCGTCGAACGGTTGAAGCCGGCGCCGAGCACGGCCGCGACCGGCCCGGTCGTGCCGTCGTTGGGGGCGGCGAGCGCGCCGTCGCAGAAGAGGACGTCCCGCGTGGAGGGCTTGCCGAAGGAGACCTGGGCGGGCCCGTCGAAGGTGAGCCGGTCGCCGCGCACCCGGCCGGTGAAGGTGCCGGCGTTGGTGGTGACCTTGAGATCCCGGCCGGTGTAGGTGCTCCACACCTCGTCGATGTACGGGGCGAGGTAGTCCTTGGCGAACAGACCGGCGTCCAGCCCGTGGCCGGGGGCGATGATCCGGGTGTCGCCCACGACGAGCCGCGAGAACGCCTCCACCTGCTTGACGGCGGCGAACGCGGCCGCGCGGCCGCCGTCGCGCACCGTGCCCGTCGTCTGGTCCTTGGACCCGGTGAGCCGGATGCTCAGCGGCACGCTGAACATGTCGACCATCGTCGTGTTGCAGAACATGCCGGAGGGGTTGTACGTGAACTCCGCGCAGTCGTGCAGCACACCGTAGTTGGGGTCCGAGGCGACCCAGCCGGCCGGGTACTGCAGCGCCGCGTTGCCGTTGCCGTCCGTGACGACCTTGAACTTGAGCTTCGCGCCGAGGGAGACGTAGATCCGGCCGGACATGTAGGGCAGCGACAGCCGGGTCTCGCCGCTGCCGGCCAGGTCGATCGCGTAGTCGGTGAAGCCGTCGGCGCCGTTGTCCGACGGGGAGACCGGGGCGAGGGTGCCCTCGGGGGTGACCCGGACCTGCCGGCCGTCCTGGCTGCCCACGATGTAGAGGTGCACGCTCGCGTTGCCGAAGGAACCGCTGTTGTTGACGATCGTCAGCGGCAGCGATCCCGCCGCCGAGGCGTCCTTCCCGTCCGCGGACGTCCCCGCGAGCGCGTGCGGGGCGAGCACGGCCGCCGCGGGTGCGGCCACGGCGGCTCCGCCGAGGGCGAAGAGGACCTTGCGACGGCCGACGGCGCGCTGGTGACGAGGAGTCATGTGGGGGTCTCCTGAAGTACTCGTGCGGGTTCCTGTCCGCGCCGCCCGACGTGGGGAGGGGACCGAGAGCGCACTCCGGTGATGAGAGCGCTCTCAGTCCGCGTGTCCGGGACCGGTGCGCGGCTTTCGATGGTACGGACCGGAAGGACCCCCGCCAACGGGTCCGACTTGTCCCCAACCCGCTCTGACCTGCGCCTACTTGAGAGAACGACGAGATCCCTACGCCTGCTTAACCGCCTCTTAAGGACCCCTTAAGCCGTCGCCGGACCGCCGCCGTGAAGAGAGCGCTCCCTCCGGGGACTTCGGCGACGGGGGCGGAGCGCGGGGCGCCAGGACCGGGGCTCGACACCGGTCCGCGTGCGCGTCGTCGTGCGCGTCCTCCACCCCCGAAGGGCGTCGAACCGGGCTTCGGCACGGTGGCACCCGCGAGCCGGGCCGGGGCGGGCGGTCCTCCTCCGGGC includes:
- a CDS encoding DUF5709 domain-containing protein, with the translated sequence MGTEPMGDDAYQPTGSNEEQEDAAPLDMQDAVDERTYDETLDEGYSPPEKPLGVTKHGTTAAEQHEGETLDQRLAQEVPDVSAPDGDDVGDLPGGEGEPVDPEAGTGRAGRLVAPDEGVRTDTTKETVAEDVGIDAGAAGAEEAAMHVVEDETALPGGQDGT
- the prcB gene encoding proteasome subunit beta, which translates into the protein MAASDHEGRLGEEFFTPGTSSFTEFLAAHRPELLVTRTLPEGVRAAEVPHGTTILALTYRDGVLIAGDRRATMGNLIAQRDLEKVLPADDHTAVAIAGTVGIALDMVRLYQVELAHFEKIEGTPMTLTAKAARLAALIRQNLAQAMQGLAVVPLLAGYDTAAPGGGRGRIFSFDAAGGRYEKHGFHAEGSGSPYARGALKKLFRPDMSRDEAALAALQALYDAAEDDSATGGPDIPRRIFPVVSVIDEDGYARLAEAETRRLSLEMVERRQARPDGPTARV
- a CDS encoding glycoside hydrolase family 64 protein: MTPRHQRAVGRRKVLFALGGAAVAAPAAAVLAPHALAGTSADGKDASAAGSLPLTIVNNSGSFGNASVHLYIVGSQDGRQVRVTPEGTLAPVSPSDNGADGFTDYAIDLAGSGETRLSLPYMSGRIYVSLGAKLKFKVVTDGNGNAALQYPAGWVASDPNYGVLHDCAEFTYNPSGMFCNTTMVDMFSVPLSIRLTGSKDQTTGTVRDGGRAAAFAAVKQVEAFSRLVVGDTRIIAPGHGLDAGLFAKDYLAPYIDEVWSTYTGRDLKVTTNAGTFTGRVRGDRLTFDGPAQVSFGKPSTRDVLFCDGALAAPNDGTTGPVAAVLGAGFNRSTLLSHPAQPTTDASVFYRTELTNHYSKALHAATEDGKAYGFAFDDVADFASYIQDTAPTGLRLTLTPF